The genomic stretch GGCCCAGGTATTGTTGGCCTCTGCCGGTTGCAGCCAGACAATGTTGTGGGCCTCTTTATCAAGGCGAGCAGCGGCCTGGTAGGCTTTGTCGGCATCCTTCCAGATATCCCGCTCAGCCTGATCGTGGAAAAAGGCGGCATTGCCGGTGTATTCCGGGTAGATATCGATTTCGCCGGCCTTGATCGCATTACGGACAATGCTGGTGCCCCCAAGCTGGAGCCTGTTTTCCACCGGAATACCCGCCGCTTCAAGGGACTGCAGTATCATCTGCCCCAGTACCGAGCCTTCGGTATCAATCTTGGAAGACACCACCACCGGATCACCAGCCAATACTGAGCCAGAAATCACAAACGCTATCAATGCCGCTGTGCGGCGAACAAGGGTTATGGGAGTCACGGCTGTTCCTCTGGATTTTTGGTTTCTCTATCAGTCTATCGGCCCCGTCTACGAAGGCAAATGCGAATTGGTCTTGCCGTTGCCGATGCTCCGGGGGCGGGGTTCAACATCGTTCATCCCGGACGCCCGATTTGTATTCCAAAAAGCGGCTGCGTTACGCTGTCTAAAAAACGAGCAGCTTGGTAGGTGATCGCTATGGCACAGCCCCTGGAAACAACCCTCGAGCAGACCCCCACCGTAGAGCCCCTGAACCCTGAGAACGTGGCACTGCTTGAGCAGGAAGGCTTGTCTGTCCGGCAGCTTGATCCCATCGGTGTAGAAATCTACGGCGCGGATGTCCGCAATCGCTTATCGGAGGCTGCGATAAAGGCACTGGAAACTGAAATGGCGAATCGCGGATTCATCGTTTTCAAGCGCCAGGCGGGTCTTTCGCCGGAAGAGCTGATCGATTGCTGCAAATGGTGGGGCGGCCGGGAGATTCACTCCACCCACGGCATTCACCCGGCCACACCGGGCCGTAACCGGCATATCTTCCGTTGTTCCAACGATGGCCGCCAGGGCATTCTCGGGGTTGGGCCCCAATGGCACAACGACGGCAGTTTCGAGGCTGCCACCTTTTCCCACAGCGCCTATTACATGGCCCGGGCGCCGGAAAACGGCGGCGGTACCCACTTCGCGCACCAGGGAGCCGCGTTTAATGCCCTTCCGAAAGAGAAGCAGGAATTCTGGGAACGCCTCGTTTCAGTTAACTCAGCGTCAAGCGTGACCCACCCAGTCGTTCATACCCACCCGATTTCCGGTCGCAAAAGCGTGTGGCTGCACCTGGGCATGACCGGCGCAGTCATCGAGCGACTGCCAGACAATGACCTGACACTGGAGCAATTGAAGAGCCTGCCCGCATCCGCCGATAGCTTCCGGCTGCTGGATGAAGCCGCCATGAAGGACCTGTTCAACGATTACAACGACCTGCTGAACGATTCCTTCGAAGCTGGCTACGGCATTCGCTACGAATACGATACCGGCGATCTCCTGTTTATCGACAACTGGGCTGTTGCCCACCGCGCCGCGCCAGAGGCCCACAGGCCCCCGGAACAACAGGGCCTGCGGATTATGGATCGGGTGACCATCAAGGCACCCCGCAACCTGGCGCCTCAGTTCGGCCTGCCCCAATACATCAATATGGCCGGGCACCATCCCTTCAATAAAGATGGAGTCTGGCAGACGGGTGGTGTGGGATTCCGGTGGAAAAACGATATACGCATGCAAAACTGACCCTTGCGTTTACATGCGGTCAGTGTCACTGCACCGGCTGGCAGCCCCTGACGGCCAGAGAAATGTTCGTCGCAGCCTTGATCTGGTCATAGTATCTGGCAGCAGTTTCCACGCCCATACTGGCATAATTTCCGGCGCTCGGACTGATCATCGCACCGAGCTGTGCCCAGGCAGCGGCCGATTGCCGGTCCCGATTATAGGCAGAGAACGCCTGATGGATTTCATTGCAGGTAACGCCATCACCGTCCATGGCTGCAGATGACACTTGAGAGGATGTCTGGCAGCCCGTCACTGCTGCCGCTGCCACGATGATCATCAGACCAATCAACTTCATAAACAGACTCTCCCGGGAGCTATTATAAGGGTTATGAAAACAGTGCCGCCCGCAATTGACCACAGGTGTTGCCCGTCGATTCCTGCTACTGTTGAGGCTGGCTAACGAGGATCACATTATGACAGAAGCACCTCAGAAACACTCCGGCACCAGCGGCTATTCCTGGAAACTGTCTGCAGTTGCCGCGGTGGCATCGCTGATTGGCGCCGTTGTTACCTTTGGTGAGGTATCACCCATCATCACCGGATTGATTCTGCTGGCCGCCGTTGGCTGGGGATTTACCGCCAGAGACAACAAACGGGCCGGGGAACAGGAACACGAGTCCTGAGATCTTCACTCGGCGGTTTCTTGATGAGCCAGCCCATAGTCAATCGCCGCACACACGGCGGCAGCCTGCGCGGCATTACATTGCTCGGGGGTTACACGGGGGCTATCCGGGTAAACCTCGGTGGTGGTCCGGTAGGGAGCGCGGGTAATACCGGCGCACAGGCCCCATTGCGTAAGCGGGTACGCGATCACGCCCCGTGCGACCACCGGAGAGCCAAAGATCTCGCCGCTCTCGTCGGCAGGCGCAATATGCGTAACCTGCTCCACTGCCCTGATTAACGCCTGCTGAAATTCCGGCTGCGGATGCTCGCTGTCGTCGACCACATAGAAGCCATCAGGAATCCCGGCCGGCTCGAAGGGTTTACCGTCGCGCGCAGCCAGCGCCGGGCGAAACTCGGTTTCGTCGGTATCGGTGGTCTCGTGAAGGTCGATATGAATCAGTGCGCGATCACGGACCGGCGCCACCAATCGCCTGAGTGCGGCCGACTCCCCGACCGGGCTGTCCTCGTGGAACGAGCGGTTGGGATCAATCGCGTTCGGGTTCCAGCGATGAATCCGCTCGTAAGCCCAAGGACTGACACACGGTGCAACCAGCAAATTCACGCGGCCCGCATAATCTGCCGCGTGCTCATCGAGGAACTGAAGCGCGCCATGAACCCCGCTGGTTTCGTACCCGTGAACCCCGCCCGTTATCAGCACCACCGGCAGATCGTTGTTCCAACCGCGGCTGCGAATCGCCATCAGCGGATAGTAATCCGGGCCGTAATCCAGAGCGCCGTACTCTTCCACCTCAAAACGCGAGCGCAGGCGCTCGATCACACTCAACACCTCGGCCTCGTAACTGCGCTGACGGGTCTGATGTGACAACCACTCGGCGCGTTCCGCCTCTCCCCAGGGAGTGCCGGGGGTGCCGATTGGATAGGGTGTTGGAGCTGAGTTCATATCGCTTTTTTTCTCCGATGGTTGTCAATGCGACTTCCCAGTAATGACCTTCCGGATCCTGAAAGTAACCGGAGTAACCACCCCAGAAAACCTCCTCCGCCGGTTTGATCAGTTCCGCGGCGGCACCAGTACAAAGTTTCCAAACTGTGTCTTCTTGAGACATTCCTGTTCCGCAATCGCTATATCTTTCAGCTTGAACGTTTTTGCGGGCAAAGGACGTATCTCACCCCTTTCAATGTAGTCGATGAGCTTCGGAAAGATTGGCTCATCCCAGGCCCCTGACAGAATCCAGCTTACTTTCGCCGGCTATGGCGATCACATAGGCACCCCGGCGCTTGGCCAACTGAACAACCGCTGATCCAACACCGCCCGACGCACCGGTAACCAGCACCCGGTCAGCGCTGTTAACGCCTGCCCGATGCAACCTATTTTCCGCCGTTCCATACGCACAGGGAATGTGACTTTGACGTAGCGAAGCGGAGACAAAGGCATCCGAGTGACACGCCTGGTTAGCTGTTCCCAAGCATGAACGCACGAAGCTCCCGCTCCTCTCGCATAACAAAGAGGACGAGAACCCGCTGCTCATCCTCACGATAAAAAATGCGACACGGTGGAATCACTACCTCCCTGTATACCGAATTAGGGAGCTCTGGAGGAATCCGTCCGGATTGGGGGAAATCTTGCAACCGCCCGGTCTTATCGAAAACTTCCTGGACCAGATGACTTGCCGCAGTAGGATTATCCAGGGCAATGTACTCAGCGATGGCGTCCAGTTCTTGAAGGGCGGGCTCTGTCCAGACTACTTCAGCCATTTACTCATTTTCTCCCTGGCCTCACTTTGGCTGTACGTTCTTCCCTCAAGTACAGCACGCTCTCCCCTTGAGAGCCCTTCAAGCAGTTCAAGTCGGCGCTGCATGAACTCGTAATCCTGAACATCGACAAGGTATGCGGATGGCTGACCATGCTCCGTGATCAGTATCGGCTCCTTGGACAAGTGCAGATCTGCCAGAATCTTTGTGGCTTGGCGCTTGAGGTTCGTAACAAGCTCAACTTTCATGGGCTCACCCTGAATCAGACTAATAGTGATACTATAGTATCACTTTGCACCTGAGGCAATCACAGCTAATCGGGATAGGGAGCCACCTCACGATGCCCCTCCTCCCACATCACCGGGCATACGGATCACGTACCACGGCGATTCAGTGATTTGATTCAACTGCGTCCCGTACGGGTTCCCCCTCTGGCAGGATAGTTGGCACTACTTAATTTTTAACCAGTTGGGCGGTTCAGGTGTTGATAGTGCCTCGTTATTCCGATGAACGTAAAGCCGCAGTGCTGGCGAAGTTGTCGCCGCCCCACAGTATGACCGTAGCCGCTCTGGCGCGGGAAGAAGGCATTTCGGATCAAACCCTTTACAATTGGCGGACACAAGCCAGAGATGAAGGACGCCCGGTGCCCGGTTCCAAAGCCAAGTCAGACCAGTGGTCAGCAGAAGCAAAGCTGGCAACCGTGATTGAGACAGCCGCGCTGTCCGAAGAAGAACTCAGCCAGTATTGCCGGGAGAAAGGGCTTTACCCTGAGCAAGTCCGGCGCTGGAAAGAAGAGTCCCTGCAAGGCTTCCAGCGCAGTGCCGAGCGGGACAAGCAACTGCGCAAGAAGAGTCAGGCAGACCAGAAGCAGATCAAGAAACTGGAGCGCGAATTACGCCACAAGGAAAAGGCTCTGGCCGAAACTGCTGCACTGCTGGTGCTGCGAAAAAAGCTGGATGCGCTCTGGGAGAACGACAACGGGGACGACTGACCCCGGTCCCTGAGCGCAGGATAACGATTGACTTGATCCAGGAAGCCAAGGACGCTGGAGCCCGATTATTCCGGGCCTGTGGTGAAGCCGGCATTGGCTTGCGCACCTATCGGCGCTGGTTCCGTGAAGGCGCGGTGCAGTCGGATAAGCGCCCGGAAGCGGTACGCCCCAGTCCTGTAAACAGACTCAGTGAAGAGGAGCGACAGAGGATCCTATCGACCTGCAACTCGGCCCGTTACGAGAGTCTTCCGCCGTCTCAAATCGTACCATCGCTGATGGACGAGGGGCTGTACCTTGCCTCTGAGTCGTCGTTTTACCGGATACTGAAAGCTCACAACCAGTTGAACCATCGGGGGCAAAGCCTCGCGCCGCAGCGCTCCCGGGAAGCGACCACACACCATGCCTCCGGGCCTTGTGAGCTTTGGAGTTGGGATATTACCTACCTGGCTTCGACGGTGCGTGGGCAGTTCTACTACCTGTACATGTTTGAAGACGTCTACAGCCGGAAGATCGTGGGTTACGAGGTCTATGAGGCTGAGAGCGGCGACTACGCCGCCGGACTGTTACAACGTTGCCTGCTGCGGGAGAAGTGTCTCCACCGGCCTCTGGTGCTGCACTCGGATAACGGAGCCCCAATGAAGGCCCAGACCATGAAGGCAAAGCTGGAAGAGCTGGGCGTACTGCCTTCGTATAGCCGACCTCGGGTCAGCAATGACAATGCGTTCTCGGAATCCTTGTTCCGGACTCTGAAGTATCGCCCTGACTGGCCCTCGGCTGGCTTTAAGAGTCTGGACGACGCGCGACGCTGGGTAGACGGCTTCGTGAACTGGTACAACACGGAACACAAGCACAGTAAGTTGAGGTTCGTAACCCCGCAGGAGCGGCACAGTGGCGAGGATGTCGCCATCCTGGCCCAACGCCAGCGGGTACTGGAACAGGCCAAACAACGGACACCAAACCGCTGGGGAAGCCGTCCGATCAGGAACTGCGAGCCCGTTGGACCAACGACCCTGAATCCGGAAAAAAGGGCAGCGGAGAAAGACGCGGCTTAAACAAAAAACAGTGCCAACTAACTTGAAAAACACCGGGTTTCTTGGCTATTGAGGCCGTGGAGATGATGTCCATAGCCTCGTACCTGTAACCCTCGAGTGGAGCCGAACGCGCAATGTAAAGGGCGTCGCCGAGCCTGCATTGGTTAGCACTTGTTGACGCTTGCGTATATGCTGATAATATACTTTTATGATCAATTGGGCACAAGTTACTGGCTTTGACTGGAACGAAGGCAACTCCCGAAAGAACGCGGAGAGGCATGGCGTCAGCCAGTCCGAAGCGGAAGAAATTTTCTTTAATGAGCCGCTTCTGGTGCTGGAAGACTCCAAACACAGCCAGACTGAGGCCCGGTTTCATGCCCTTGGTGAAACCGATGATGAGAAATTACTCCACATCACGTTCACACTGAGGCAGAACGGTACGCTGATTCGGGTGATTTCCGCTCGCGACATGCACCGAAAAGAGAGGGCTGTTTATGAGCAAACTAAAAAAGATGCCTGAGTTCAAAACTGAAGCAGAAGAACGGGAATTCTGGGAGACTCATGATTCCACCGACTATCTGGATTGGAGTCAGGCCAAGCCGGCATCGTTCCCGAAGCTGAAACCCTCAACCAAGACAATCTCACTCCGGTTGCCCGAAACCCTGCTTGATCGGATCAAAATCGAAGCCAACAAGCGGGACATGCCTTATCAATCGCTGATCAAGGCTTGGCTTGCGGATGACGTAAACGACAGTCGTCGCACTTGAGGTGCTAACGAGGCTGTAGAAAAACCCGGTTCCGAGTCGTCCCCAGCGCCTGGCTCCTAAAATTTTTGTAGCGGCCACTGGCCCTGCACCTTCTTCCTGCCTCGCAGGCTGAAGCGATTGAGCCTCTTGTTCGTACCGATGTTACCGAACACCGGTTCCTCAAGCGGGAATGGCGGCAATGACCATAATTTCCACTTTCCATTCCGGTTTGGCCAGATTGCCTGTGACACAGGCACGAGCTGGGGTACGTCCTGGTGTAACCCAGGCATCCCAGGCCGTGTTCATTTCCTGGAACTCGGCCATGTCAGTTACCCAGATGGTCGCAGACAGGATGTGGGATTTATCAGTACCGGCCTTGGCGAGCAGTTGATCGATGCCTTCCAGAATCTGTTCGGTTTGTCCGCGCATGCCGGCACTGGCGTCATGAGCTACCTGACCTGCCAGATAGGCCGTGTTGCCATGCACGACGACCTGACTCATACGTTGGTTGCTGTCGATGTAACGATCACTCATAAAATACACTCTTTCTAGTTGAATAAAGCGGGAAGCCCGCGCCATTAACCACAACGGAAGCCCTGCAAGAAGGCGGCAAGATTATCACCAAGGCTGTCAGTTGGATATCCGCCCTCCTGAACGATCACTTTCGGGCCTTTGACCTGCGCCAGGCGCTGGCCAATGCGGTAAAAATCCTCGGTTTCCAGCGTCATCCCAGCCAGGGGGTCATCCTTATGGGCATCAAGCCCGAGTGCGATGACGATGGCCTGAGGCTGAAATTCGGCAAGCGCTGACAACAGGCGCGACAGGGCCTGTAAAAAATCAATGCCATTGGCACCCAGTGCCAGAGGTACATTTCGGTTATACCCCTCGCCATCACCTTCCCCCACTTCATCCGCCGCACCCCAGTAAAAGGGGTAGAAATCCGCAGGGTCGACGTGGATCGATCCAGTCCAGACGTCGTTTCGTTGCCAAAAAATGTCCTGGGTTCCGTTGCCGTGATGGACATCGACATCGACGATGGCTACGCGCTCAAAGCGCTCACGCAATACGGTGGCTGCCAGAGCCGAGTTGTTCAGGAAGCAGAAGCCGCCTGCCCGTTCCGGCCCGGCATGGTGGCCCGGCGGTCGACACAGAGCATAGCTGGCAACCTCGCCCTGCAGCACGGCATCCGCCGCTGCCTGTGCTGTTGTTGCACTGGCGAGAATGCCGGTATAACTGCCTTCATCCATCGGGCACGCCATATCATTCATGTGCCACCCTGCCTGGCCGATTATGTGGCGAGGGTAAAAACGGGCATAGCCACAAGGATGTACATTGGGAGCAACCACATCGGAAGCACCGGGCATGGCCCGCCAACGCTCCACCACACTCTCAAGGAAGCTAAGATAGCGAGAGGTGTGAATACGCTTCAGCCGGTCCAGAAGTAGCGTATCCCTGGTAAGCGGTGGCAACAGAATCAGACTGGCACTCGTCGCTTCAATCGCCGCTTTCAGGCGCTCAGAGCGAACCGGTTGCTCTGGTGAGGGCGCGGGTTGGCCACGGAGTAAATAGTGCTTGGGGGCGTGAGATTTTTGCGCCTCATGGTAAAAACATTTCACGGTTCACCGCCTAGTGATGATCACCGAGGTGTTTGCTCAGAAAGTTGCGCGTTCGCTCCTGATCCGGATCACTAAACAGCTTATCCGGGGTGCCTTCTTCAACGACGACTCCCCCATCCATAAACATGGCCCAGTCCGAAACATCACGCGCAAATCCCATCTCGTGTGTCACGATCAACATGGTCATATGTTCTTCTGCCAGGCCGCGCATTACCCGGTTAACTTCGTCGACAAGCTCCGGATCCAGTGCTGAAGTCGCCTCGTCAAAGAGCATCACTTTGGGCTGCATCGCCAGCGCCCGGGCGATAGCCACCCTTTGCTTCTGGCCACCCGACAACCAGTTGGGAAACACCTCAGCTTTCTCGGCAAGACCAACCCGGTCAAGCAATTCCATGCCTAACTCCCGGGCCACGTTTTTATCCATACCTTTCAGTTTGCGTGGTGCCAGGGTGACGTTGTCGATCGTGGACAGGTGAGGAAAGAGATTGAAGTGTTGAAACACCATGCCCATGTTCTGACGGATATGGTTTATATGGCGTTCAAATGCCAGGCCTTTCTTATCGGGGCGGTTCACCTGAACGCCGTCGAGAAGAATCTTACCCTGGTCTATTACCTCCAGTTGGTTCACCGAGCGTAACAGCGTGCTCTTGCCGGAACCGGAAGGACCAATAACGGATATGATCTTTCCGCGATTTACCGTCAGGTTGATGCCCTTCAAAACTTCCAGATCGCCAAACCGCTTGTGCACGTTGCGGATTTCGACCATCGGAGTTTCGGTTTGATGTTCAGTGCTCATGGGTTCTCCCGCCTGTCATGCTGCAATAGATTAGGGATTAGCGACGATAGGCCGTCTGCCGCTCCAGCCAGGCTTGGCCTAGCTCCATAAAAATGTTGATCAGGTAGTACAGCATGGCGATAACGATGAAAAACTCGAATGGCCGGAACGTTACGCTGATCGCATACTGGGAGGCATACACCACCTCAGCCACACCAATGGCGGATAAGACGGACGTATCTTTCACCATTAAAATCATATTGTTACCAAGTTGCGGGATCGCGCGAATAAAGGCCTGTGGCACAATAATGTAGAAAATGGTGGCACCATGCCCGAAGCCGAGGGACCGTGA from Marinobacter subterrani encodes the following:
- a CDS encoding histone deacetylase family protein, giving the protein MKCFYHEAQKSHAPKHYLLRGQPAPSPEQPVRSERLKAAIEATSASLILLPPLTRDTLLLDRLKRIHTSRYLSFLESVVERWRAMPGASDVVAPNVHPCGYARFYPRHIIGQAGWHMNDMACPMDEGSYTGILASATTAQAAADAVLQGEVASYALCRPPGHHAGPERAGGFCFLNNSALAATVLRERFERVAIVDVDVHHGNGTQDIFWQRNDVWTGSIHVDPADFYPFYWGAADEVGEGDGEGYNRNVPLALGANGIDFLQALSRLLSALAEFQPQAIVIALGLDAHKDDPLAGMTLETEDFYRIGQRLAQVKGPKVIVQEGGYPTDSLGDNLAAFLQGFRCG
- a CDS encoding type II toxin-antitoxin system Phd/YefM family antitoxin — encoded protein: MKVELVTNLKRQATKILADLHLSKEPILITEHGQPSAYLVDVQDYEFMQRRLELLEGLSRGERAVLEGRTYSQSEAREKMSKWLK
- a CDS encoding TauD/TfdA dioxygenase family protein, whose amino-acid sequence is MAQPLETTLEQTPTVEPLNPENVALLEQEGLSVRQLDPIGVEIYGADVRNRLSEAAIKALETEMANRGFIVFKRQAGLSPEELIDCCKWWGGREIHSTHGIHPATPGRNRHIFRCSNDGRQGILGVGPQWHNDGSFEAATFSHSAYYMARAPENGGGTHFAHQGAAFNALPKEKQEFWERLVSVNSASSVTHPVVHTHPISGRKSVWLHLGMTGAVIERLPDNDLTLEQLKSLPASADSFRLLDEAAMKDLFNDYNDLLNDSFEAGYGIRYEYDTGDLLFIDNWAVAHRAAPEAHRPPEQQGLRIMDRVTIKAPRNLAPQFGLPQYINMAGHHPFNKDGVWQTGGVGFRWKNDIRMQN
- a CDS encoding BrnT family toxin, which gives rise to MINWAQVTGFDWNEGNSRKNAERHGVSQSEAEEIFFNEPLLVLEDSKHSQTEARFHALGETDDEKLLHITFTLRQNGTLIRVISARDMHRKERAVYEQTKKDA
- a CDS encoding RidA family protein: MSDRYIDSNQRMSQVVVHGNTAYLAGQVAHDASAGMRGQTEQILEGIDQLLAKAGTDKSHILSATIWVTDMAEFQEMNTAWDAWVTPGRTPARACVTGNLAKPEWKVEIMVIAAIPA
- a CDS encoding amino acid ABC transporter ATP-binding protein — its product is MSTEHQTETPMVEIRNVHKRFGDLEVLKGINLTVNRGKIISVIGPSGSGKSTLLRSVNQLEVIDQGKILLDGVQVNRPDKKGLAFERHINHIRQNMGMVFQHFNLFPHLSTIDNVTLAPRKLKGMDKNVARELGMELLDRVGLAEKAEVFPNWLSGGQKQRVAIARALAMQPKVMLFDEATSALDPELVDEVNRVMRGLAEEHMTMLIVTHEMGFARDVSDWAMFMDGGVVVEEGTPDKLFSDPDQERTRNFLSKHLGDHH
- a CDS encoding IS3 family transposase (programmed frameshift); this translates as MPRYSDERKAAVLAKLSPPHSMTVAALAREEGISDQTLYNWRTQARDEGRPVPGSKAKSDQWSAEAKLATVIETAALSEEELSQYCREKGLYPEQVRRWKEESLQGFQRSAERDKQLRKKSQADQKQIKKLERELRHKEKALAETAALLVLRKKLDGALGERQRGRLTPVPERRITIDLIQEAKDAGARLFRACGEAGIGLRTYRRWFREGAVQSDKRPEAVRPSPVNRLSEEERQRILSTCNSARYESLPPSQIVPSLMDEGLYLASESSFYRILKAHNQLNHRGQSLAPQRSREATTHHASGPCELWSWDITYLASTVRGQFYYLYMFEDVYSRKIVGYEVYEAESGDYAAGLLQRCLLREKCLHRPLVLHSDNGAPMKAQTMKAKLEELGVLPSYSRPRVSNDNAFSESLFRTLKYRPDWPSAGFKSLDDARRWVDGFVNWYNTEHKHSKLRFVTPQERHSGEDVAILAQRQRVLEQAKQRTPNRWGSRPIRNCEPVGPTTLNPEKRAAEKDAA
- a CDS encoding M14 family metallopeptidase codes for the protein MNSAPTPYPIGTPGTPWGEAERAEWLSHQTRQRSYEAEVLSVIERLRSRFEVEEYGALDYGPDYYPLMAIRSRGWNNDLPVVLITGGVHGYETSGVHGALQFLDEHAADYAGRVNLLVAPCVSPWAYERIHRWNPNAIDPNRSFHEDSPVGESAALRRLVAPVRDRALIHIDLHETTDTDETEFRPALAARDGKPFEPAGIPDGFYVVDDSEHPQPEFQQALIRAVEQVTHIAPADESGEIFGSPVVARGVIAYPLTQWGLCAGITRAPYRTTTEVYPDSPRVTPEQCNAAQAAAVCAAIDYGLAHQETAE
- a CDS encoding BrnA antitoxin family protein — translated: MSKLKKMPEFKTEAEEREFWETHDSTDYLDWSQAKPASFPKLKPSTKTISLRLPETLLDRIKIEANKRDMPYQSLIKAWLADDVNDSRRT
- a CDS encoding type II toxin-antitoxin system RelE/ParE family toxin — protein: MAEVVWTEPALQELDAIAEYIALDNPTAASHLVQEVFDKTGRLQDFPQSGRIPPELPNSVYREVVIPPCRIFYREDEQRVLVLFVMREERELRAFMLGNS